One genomic segment of Culturomica massiliensis includes these proteins:
- a CDS encoding GNAT family N-acetyltransferase, with the protein MHSDKKIETLKEGTINLWRICFNDTEEFIRFYFERKYKDENTIGIEENGQIVSVLQMLPYTMTWNQQEVPVSYISGASTHPDARNKGLMQKLLTEAFFTMKNRKFIFSILIPQEDWLYDYYSQAGYAPVFRYTSENYYLPVYHKHPAVTALTAAQTLAQRQELYKYFNRNMLRRPNCVQHSSEDFDIILEDLYLSGGSLLVFRHPSGQPGGMAFTLPTTDNIRINELLYDSEEEKSALLNTAAGIWHTNEISCKVPARSGHSSRRGMARIIDARQVLGIYAANHPHQSVLLFLSDKQLPFNNGYYRLKNGQVFRTGAGVQRPDLSLDIQELTQLVFHYPAYISLMLD; encoded by the coding sequence ATGCATAGCGATAAAAAAATAGAAACACTCAAAGAAGGTACGATTAACCTTTGGCGCATTTGCTTCAATGACACGGAGGAATTTATCCGTTTTTATTTCGAACGGAAATACAAGGATGAAAATACAATCGGTATTGAAGAAAACGGACAAATCGTTTCCGTCCTGCAAATGCTTCCTTATACAATGACCTGGAATCAGCAAGAAGTTCCGGTTTCTTATATTTCCGGGGCATCGACACATCCCGATGCCCGTAATAAAGGATTGATGCAAAAACTGCTGACGGAAGCGTTTTTCACCATGAAAAACCGGAAATTCATTTTCAGCATACTGATTCCCCAGGAGGATTGGTTATACGACTATTACAGCCAGGCGGGTTATGCTCCGGTGTTCCGGTACACATCCGAAAATTATTATTTACCCGTCTACCATAAGCATCCTGCCGTAACTGCACTGACCGCTGCACAAACGCTCGCACAACGCCAGGAATTATACAAGTATTTCAACCGGAATATGCTACGTCGTCCCAATTGCGTACAGCATTCCTCCGAAGACTTCGATATCATTCTGGAAGACTTATACCTTTCAGGCGGAAGCTTACTGGTATTCCGGCATCCTTCGGGACAACCGGGTGGAATGGCATTCACTCTTCCCACCACGGATAATATCCGGATCAACGAATTACTGTATGATTCCGAAGAAGAGAAAAGTGCTCTGTTAAATACAGCGGCCGGAATATGGCATACGAATGAGATCAGCTGTAAAGTGCCGGCACGTTCCGGACACAGCAGCCGCAGAGGAATGGCACGGATCATCGACGCCCGCCAAGTACTCGGTATCTATGCGGCCAATCATCCCCATCAATCTGTCCTGCTTTTTTTATCCGACAAGCAGCTTCCTTTTAACAACGGATATTACCGGTTGAAAAACGGTCAGGTTTTCCGGACGGGCGCAGGTGTACAACGTCCTGATCTATCATTGGATATACAGGAACTAACCCAACTTGTTTTCCATTATCCGGCCTATATCAGCCTGATGCTGGATTAG
- a CDS encoding DUF349 domain-containing protein: MEQDNTLLNEELNNTSEVPANETESNVPEQLSSETAESPDKPEIPNVDFTLLSTQEIVSELQKLIEQYAPGQIKTDHLPDIFEKQYQKEFDQALADFTADGTPATDFKYKNDAKEKFYNLCKSLKDKKVAMAKQTEAEREKNLEIKLQLIEELKELVQKEEALNKTFQEFKDIQERWRNTGLVPQGQVNNLLETYHHHVENFYNYIKINKELRDLDLKKNLDAKIKLCEEAEQLIEKNDINEAFKQLQFLHAQWKEIGPIPKEQQEPIWERFKAATGKINESYHNFFETLKQEQENNLKVKEEICEKAAVIAAAEYNGIAEWNNGAKALLDLQEEWKHSGTVPQKERNRIFKTFRASCDEFFNRKREFYKQMLVDQEKNLELKIKLCEKVEAIQDSTEWKTTTDRIISYQKEWKKIGPAPRKYSNKVWMRFRAACDTFFNNKKAHFKDIDSEQEKNMELKKALLEEVKQFTLSENTEANIQKLKDFQTRWNEIGYVPIKFKDSLQDEFRNAINTYFDKMNLDEFDKNLEKYRAKINALDTDENKEFKIINEREKLVIKIRQLETDINTWENNIGFIAKSNKSEGLIRELKNKIEKTKQRLALLQEKLKALDTLI; this comes from the coding sequence ATGGAGCAAGACAACACGTTACTGAACGAAGAATTGAACAATACTTCCGAAGTACCAGCAAACGAAACGGAAAGCAATGTTCCGGAACAATTATCGTCAGAAACCGCAGAATCTCCGGATAAACCTGAAATCCCGAATGTAGATTTCACGTTATTGAGTACCCAGGAGATTGTTTCTGAATTACAAAAACTGATAGAGCAATACGCTCCGGGGCAAATAAAGACCGATCATCTTCCGGACATATTCGAGAAGCAGTATCAGAAAGAATTCGATCAGGCATTGGCAGACTTTACCGCCGACGGGACTCCTGCCACCGATTTCAAATACAAAAACGATGCCAAGGAGAAATTTTACAACCTCTGTAAAAGTCTGAAAGACAAAAAGGTGGCAATGGCTAAACAAACAGAGGCTGAACGGGAAAAGAATCTGGAGATCAAGCTTCAGCTAATCGAAGAATTGAAGGAACTCGTTCAAAAAGAGGAAGCTCTCAATAAAACATTCCAGGAATTCAAAGACATACAGGAACGCTGGCGGAATACCGGGCTTGTTCCTCAAGGCCAGGTAAATAACTTACTTGAAACCTACCATCATCACGTAGAAAATTTCTACAATTACATCAAGATCAATAAAGAATTACGGGATCTGGATTTAAAGAAAAATCTGGATGCCAAAATCAAACTCTGCGAAGAAGCCGAACAACTGATTGAGAAAAACGACATAAACGAAGCATTCAAACAATTACAGTTTTTGCATGCCCAATGGAAAGAGATCGGTCCGATCCCCAAAGAACAGCAAGAACCTATCTGGGAGCGTTTTAAAGCGGCCACCGGCAAAATCAATGAAAGCTACCACAATTTTTTCGAGACCTTAAAGCAAGAACAGGAAAATAACCTGAAAGTAAAAGAAGAAATCTGTGAAAAAGCAGCGGTTATTGCTGCTGCCGAATACAACGGAATTGCCGAATGGAATAACGGAGCCAAAGCGTTGCTTGATTTACAGGAAGAATGGAAACATTCCGGAACGGTTCCCCAAAAAGAACGCAACCGGATATTCAAAACTTTCCGGGCCTCCTGTGACGAATTTTTCAATCGCAAACGGGAATTTTACAAGCAAATGTTGGTTGACCAGGAAAAAAACCTGGAATTGAAAATCAAACTATGTGAAAAAGTAGAGGCTATCCAGGACAGCACGGAGTGGAAGACCACCACGGACAGAATTATTTCTTATCAAAAAGAATGGAAGAAAATCGGACCAGCACCCCGCAAATATTCCAATAAGGTCTGGATGCGCTTCCGGGCAGCCTGTGACACCTTCTTCAACAATAAAAAGGCTCATTTTAAAGATATCGATTCCGAACAGGAAAAAAATATGGAACTGAAAAAAGCCTTACTGGAAGAAGTAAAACAATTTACATTGTCCGAAAATACGGAAGCAAACATTCAAAAGCTGAAAGACTTCCAGACCCGCTGGAATGAAATCGGTTATGTTCCGATCAAATTCAAAGATTCCCTCCAGGATGAATTCAGGAATGCCATCAACACGTATTTCGATAAAATGAACCTGGACGAATTCGATAAAAATCTGGAAAAATACAGGGCGAAAATCAATGCACTGGATACAGATGAAAACAAAGAATTCAAAATCATCAATGAACGGGAGAAATTAGTTATAAAAATCAGACAGTTGGAAACAGATATCAATACCTGGGAAAACAACATCGGGTTCATAGCAAAATCCAATAAATCGGAAGGCTTGATCCGGGAGCTGAAAAATAAAATCGAAAAGACAAAACAACGCCTGGCTTTATTACAGGAAAAATTAAAAGCCCTCGATACATTGATTTAA
- a CDS encoding DUF2156 domain-containing protein — protein MIDFKPITLKDKNLITSYTLTYAPQDCDFSFANLCAWHFSNDSSFAEVENCLVIRFRMEDNRVIYLMPIGQGNIMHVIDLLEREASAEGQPLRLQGPYPDTRDKLEKYYPTLFEYDIHRDYADYIYSRSALAELKGKYYQPKRNHVNKFVKEHVYRYTMLTPEMLPQCLELESRWCMEHDYVVQASMKAERRALTYNIHHYEELGLLGGAIWVGDKMLAFTFGSPVNETTFATHVEKATMKIDGTYSIINKEFAAHLPEQYLYINREEDLGLPGLRQAKLSYHPDILLEKCIAIKK, from the coding sequence ATGATTGATTTTAAACCAATTACCCTAAAAGATAAAAACCTCATTACTTCATATACGCTGACTTACGCTCCACAGGATTGTGATTTTTCATTTGCTAATTTGTGCGCGTGGCATTTCAGTAATGACAGTAGCTTCGCCGAGGTTGAAAATTGTCTGGTCATCCGTTTTCGTATGGAAGACAACCGAGTCATTTACCTAATGCCTATCGGACAAGGTAACATCATGCATGTCATCGACCTGTTGGAACGGGAAGCTTCAGCAGAAGGTCAGCCTTTACGATTGCAAGGTCCTTATCCGGACACCCGGGATAAACTCGAAAAATACTATCCGACACTTTTCGAATATGATATACACCGGGATTATGCCGATTACATCTATAGCCGCTCGGCATTAGCGGAATTGAAAGGGAAATATTACCAACCCAAGAGAAACCATGTCAACAAATTTGTAAAAGAGCACGTATATCGTTATACAATGCTGACACCGGAGATGCTGCCTCAATGTCTCGAACTTGAATCCCGTTGGTGCATGGAGCACGACTACGTCGTACAGGCAAGCATGAAAGCCGAACGCCGGGCATTGACCTATAACATCCATCACTATGAAGAACTAGGGCTTTTGGGCGGAGCGATATGGGTCGGTGATAAAATGCTTGCCTTCACCTTCGGCTCTCCGGTCAATGAAACCACATTTGCAACACATGTTGAAAAAGCCACGATGAAAATAGACGGTACATACAGCATCATCAATAAAGAATTTGCCGCCCATCTTCCGGAGCAATATCTCTATATCAACCGGGAAGAAGACCTCGGTCTTCCGGGATTACGTCAGGCAAAACTCTCATACCATCCTGACATATTATTGGAAAAATGCATAGCGATAAAAAAATAG